One window from the genome of Pseudoalteromonas sp. '520P1 No. 423' encodes:
- a CDS encoding DMT family transporter has product MPYLISVTVLWAFSFSLIGVYLAGQVDAWFSVFIRIGLAMLVFLPFIKLSHIPKSTALKLMGIGAIQLGLMYVFYYQSFLYLSVPEVLLFTVMTPIYITLLNDAFEQKFHLNFMLTALLATSGAISIRYNGINANFIFGFVLVQGANVCFATGQVCYKRLMAAQEHNKSLDQKAIFGWFFIGAFCVASVCYVIFGDTTKLPTSNLQWGVLAYLGIVASGLGYFAWNKGATLVNVGALAIINNLLIPAGIIVNLVIWNRDADVLRLVFGGLLIVISLVLNQWLEKRRKIV; this is encoded by the coding sequence ATGCCATATCTTATTTCGGTCACTGTATTATGGGCCTTTTCGTTTAGTTTAATTGGAGTGTACTTAGCTGGGCAGGTTGATGCTTGGTTTTCAGTATTTATTAGAATTGGTTTAGCGATGTTAGTGTTTTTACCTTTTATAAAGTTATCGCATATACCTAAATCGACGGCTTTAAAACTTATGGGCATAGGCGCGATTCAATTAGGTTTGATGTATGTCTTTTATTATCAGTCATTTTTGTACTTGTCGGTGCCTGAAGTTTTATTGTTTACTGTGATGACGCCTATTTATATCACGCTGTTAAATGATGCTTTTGAACAAAAATTTCATCTGAATTTTATGCTAACAGCGCTTTTAGCTACTTCTGGGGCAATCTCTATACGTTATAACGGTATCAATGCTAACTTCATATTCGGCTTTGTGTTAGTCCAAGGCGCTAATGTATGTTTTGCCACAGGGCAAGTATGTTACAAGCGTCTGATGGCAGCGCAGGAGCATAATAAAAGCTTAGATCAAAAAGCGATATTTGGTTGGTTTTTCATAGGCGCATTTTGTGTCGCAAGTGTGTGTTATGTAATATTTGGCGATACAACAAAACTACCGACTTCAAATTTACAATGGGGAGTTTTAGCTTACTTAGGCATAGTGGCATCAGGTTTAGGATATTTTGCTTGGAATAAAGGGGCAACTTTAGTGAATGTAGGCGCTTTAGCTATTATTAATAACTTACTGATCCCAGCAGGAATTATCGTTAATTTGGTGATTTGGAATCGTGACGCTGATGTTCTTCGCTTAGTATTTGGAGGCTTGTTGATTGTTATATCATTAGTGCTCAATCAGTGGCTAGAAAAACGTAGAAAGATTGTTTGA
- a CDS encoding ATP-binding protein, with amino-acid sequence MKASRRSNIYVYDTSPSIESDEFEKVFDRHYRGDKSMTQDKTGSGLTICQQIISAYGAEISVSKSELGGVRVKIIFPLQT; translated from the coding sequence ATTAAAGCAAGCCGACGAAGTAATATATATGTATATGATACTAGCCCAAGCATAGAGTCAGATGAATTTGAAAAAGTATTTGATCGTCATTATCGTGGTGATAAAAGCATGACTCAAGATAAAACAGGTTCAGGTTTAACTATTTGCCAACAAATCATTTCCGCATATGGTGCTGAGATCAGTGTATCTAAAAGTGAACTGGGTGGCGTGAGGGTTAAAATCATTTTTCCTTTACAAACTTAA
- a CDS encoding response regulator transcription factor, whose protein sequence is MLKCLSLGLSNKAIAKTLNNSEGTIRNHVSQVLAKLNVSDRTQAVVKAINECLI, encoded by the coding sequence GTGTTAAAATGTTTGTCTTTAGGTTTATCAAATAAAGCGATAGCCAAAACTTTAAATAACTCTGAAGGCACTATTCGAAATCATGTTTCTCAAGTTTTAGCTAAATTAAATGTCTCAGATAGAACACAGGCTGTAGTTAAAGCGATAAATGAATGTTTGATTTAA
- a CDS encoding response regulator transcription factor: MIKCLLAEDQTLVRLGLKNLLELDDEIAEVHSAENGAVCLDLLEQHSFDLVLLDMRMPEKTGLEVLRTMQQGKDTTPVLIITTFEDCDVLVKAMNLGARGYILKDAQLECLIDAIKTVYKGHQVLQPALTNYLLSHTQIKTEKLTAKE, translated from the coding sequence ATGATCAAATGTTTATTAGCTGAAGATCAAACCCTTGTTCGTTTAGGCCTAAAAAACTTACTCGAATTAGATGATGAAATTGCTGAAGTTCACAGTGCTGAAAATGGTGCTGTGTGTTTAGATTTATTAGAACAACATAGCTTTGATTTAGTGCTGCTAGATATGCGCATGCCTGAAAAAACAGGTTTAGAAGTTTTACGAACGATGCAACAAGGTAAAGATACAACACCTGTATTGATTATTACCACATTTGAAGACTGTGATGTTTTAGTCAAAGCAATGAATTTGGGTGCGCGTGGTTATATTTTAAAAGATGCCCAATTAGAATGTTTAATTGACGCAATTAAAACAGTATATAAAGGACATCAAGTATTACAGCCGGCTTTGACTAATTACCTGCTATCTCACACTCAAATAAAAACTGAAAAGCTAACAGCTAAAGAATAA
- a CDS encoding sensor histidine kinase, with amino-acid sequence MEHTIRHTTDWTYSTIASWLGVTIASLYYANSKMLLIAQIPVHLTILVVLWFVLKRPNDHVNFVSVSYFLLISCLIQLTSTTLVFIHLIMFTAIFSAHFKPLKMIVSVIAILAVYSITNFERWQGDIPWITLIVWAFFCMMNWFVSRKIIESLNVHYQSRQNYKELKATQSMMNAMSAEQERLNLSRELHDTLGHKLTALSINLDFAKRKATPELEETLSTCHSLSQELLEEVRFIVSNQRSDPSLLKTSLEQVFLATPQLKCQLNLNEQLKMLNQDDSLCIIRFCQEMISNTLKHTQATEITFDVCLQSKLIEVESQVIVTAIHNQSEDAIPKPGNGLTGLKERMALIKGQFKQDIKEHRLVNEISFPIKTMTNNMVIS; translated from the coding sequence ATGGAACATACAATAAGACATACAACAGATTGGACTTACTCGACCATTGCTTCTTGGTTAGGGGTCACAATTGCAAGCCTCTATTATGCAAATTCTAAGATGTTACTTATTGCTCAAATACCTGTGCATCTAACGATATTGGTTGTGTTGTGGTTTGTGTTAAAACGTCCAAATGATCATGTGAATTTTGTTTCAGTGAGCTATTTTTTATTAATATCTTGTTTGATTCAATTGACATCAACTACGTTAGTATTCATTCATTTAATTATGTTTACAGCAATATTTAGTGCCCATTTTAAGCCATTAAAGATGATTGTTTCTGTTATTGCTATTTTGGCTGTTTATTCGATTACAAACTTTGAAAGATGGCAAGGAGATATTCCTTGGATCACGCTTATTGTTTGGGCGTTCTTTTGCATGATGAATTGGTTTGTAAGCAGAAAAATAATTGAAAGTCTCAATGTGCATTATCAGTCACGACAAAACTATAAAGAGCTTAAAGCAACGCAAAGTATGATGAATGCAATGAGTGCAGAGCAAGAAAGATTAAATTTATCTCGAGAGTTACACGATACTTTAGGCCACAAATTAACAGCCTTAAGCATTAATCTTGATTTTGCAAAAAGAAAAGCGACACCTGAACTTGAAGAAACACTCTCTACTTGTCACAGCTTAAGTCAAGAGTTATTAGAAGAAGTAAGGTTTATAGTCTCAAATCAAAGGTCGGATCCATCATTATTAAAAACAAGTTTAGAGCAAGTATTTTTAGCGACGCCACAGCTCAAATGCCAATTGAATCTAAATGAGCAATTAAAGATGCTAAATCAGGATGATAGCTTATGCATAATACGTTTTTGCCAAGAAATGATAAGCAATACTTTAAAACATACGCAAGCTACAGAAATAACATTTGACGTATGCCTTCAATCTAAATTGATTGAAGTTGAAAGTCAGGTAATTGTCACAGCGATACATAATCAAAGTGAAGACGCTATCCCAAAACCTGGTAATGGCTTAACTGGGTTAAAAGAGCGTATGGCGTTAATTAAAGGGCAATTTAAACAAGATATAAAAGAACACAGACTGGTAAATGAAATCTCTTTTCCTATAAAAACAATGACAAATAACATGGTTATATCATGA
- a CDS encoding acyltransferase family protein, which produces MKTRERFHYMDNLRAVALILGVIYHASLAYSPFMANLWFTADQNNNAIFDILGHWLHLFRMPVFFIIAGFFAYLLIENKGLKSFLKHRTKRVLLPFIVFFPLLAGLFLHALKWGSQFPETLPPIFTLFEQVKDLPPSTMHLWFLWNLFGFSVLLSFLMFFRRVMLSVLKTLTNKWFLLFILPLLITPALYSQFAPFPAPDKFIPQFWSYGFYGILFLVGAGIFINQTVIKQLFPFTRYLLATAIISYIIFWQLMPPALTIEQVIKFSQDGAIKVYGVKHLMHVLAQSISVVYWSLLALIFASRYLDHANKFTRYITDSSYWVYLVHVPVLLYIQMPLLSLDISIFLKFIIGVTITLIVSFASYHIFIRFSFIGKLLNGIKHNRTPQTV; this is translated from the coding sequence ATGAAAACCCGTGAACGTTTTCACTATATGGATAATTTAAGGGCTGTTGCACTAATTCTTGGCGTTATTTACCATGCATCTTTGGCTTATAGCCCTTTTATGGCAAACTTATGGTTTACTGCCGATCAAAATAACAACGCAATTTTTGATATTTTAGGTCACTGGTTACATTTATTCAGAATGCCGGTATTTTTTATAATTGCGGGGTTTTTTGCATATCTATTAATAGAAAATAAAGGTCTTAAATCATTTTTAAAACACAGAACAAAACGTGTTTTATTACCTTTCATTGTTTTTTTTCCTCTTTTAGCAGGCCTATTTTTACATGCTTTAAAATGGGGTTCACAATTTCCAGAAACCTTACCCCCTATTTTCACCTTATTTGAACAAGTAAAAGATTTACCGCCAAGTACCATGCATTTGTGGTTTTTATGGAATTTATTTGGTTTCAGTGTTTTATTATCTTTTTTAATGTTTTTTAGAAGGGTTATGCTGAGTGTATTAAAAACTTTAACAAACAAATGGTTTTTATTGTTCATTCTGCCCTTATTAATTACACCCGCTTTATATAGTCAGTTTGCACCATTTCCTGCACCTGACAAATTTATACCTCAATTTTGGTCTTATGGATTTTATGGCATATTATTTTTAGTCGGCGCGGGAATATTTATTAACCAAACTGTAATAAAACAACTCTTTCCTTTTACACGCTATTTATTAGCAACTGCAATTATCAGCTACATTATTTTTTGGCAACTTATGCCACCAGCGCTAACTATTGAACAAGTAATAAAGTTCTCACAAGATGGTGCGATTAAAGTATATGGCGTTAAACATTTAATGCACGTATTAGCTCAAAGTATTTCTGTTGTTTATTGGTCTTTATTAGCCTTAATATTTGCAAGTAGATATTTAGATCATGCTAATAAATTCACCCGTTATATTACTGATTCCTCCTATTGGGTTTATTTAGTTCATGTGCCTGTTTTACTTTATATTCAAATGCCACTCTTAAGTCTTGATATCTCAATATTTTTAAAGTTTATCATTGGGGTAACAATCACATTAATCGTAAGTTTTGCAAGCTATCACATATTTATAAGATTTAGTTTTATTGGTAAATTATTAAATGGCATAAAGCATAATCGTACACCACAAACAGTGTAA
- a CDS encoding CsgG/HfaB family protein — MLTHTPKLLISALIAVNLLACQTTSTKVTSNQNAANINEVAKQDYNGPKARIAVARFTDKSNDAHWWRKEIGEGMADQLTTALVGTNRFIVLERQALDAVLSEQDLAVSGRVSADSGAAYGQIEGAEMVVVASVTEFDDDSSGTNVGGSGLIGDVFSSVSAGFSSSHMAIDLRLIDTRTSRILAATSIEGGSKDFDFTSAATNFGGALVGGNISGWSNTPKEKALREVIIKAVSYLETKVPKTYYRYNSDNSLAQGHKAPAPLKVSTNTTKKTVAAQPVKVEVPNNRLTHYEKMDIAMSRMSLICLGYLKTKPEYEEFEIADLKYDQNTVVALREYQGENKLKVTGLADPETKKSLGDTECIAKTNRSALESLGRIF, encoded by the coding sequence ATATTAACTCACACTCCAAAGCTGCTTATTTCAGCTTTAATCGCAGTAAACCTCTTAGCTTGTCAAACTACTTCAACAAAAGTGACATCTAATCAAAATGCAGCCAATATAAATGAGGTTGCAAAGCAAGATTACAATGGGCCTAAAGCACGTATTGCGGTTGCGCGTTTTACTGATAAATCGAATGATGCTCATTGGTGGCGTAAAGAGATTGGCGAAGGTATGGCCGATCAGCTAACAACTGCATTAGTAGGTACAAATCGGTTTATTGTTCTTGAACGCCAAGCTCTTGATGCTGTTTTATCTGAGCAAGACTTAGCTGTATCAGGTCGAGTGAGTGCAGATTCTGGGGCTGCATATGGTCAAATTGAAGGTGCAGAAATGGTTGTTGTTGCTTCAGTAACTGAATTTGATGATGATAGTTCAGGCACCAATGTTGGTGGCTCAGGTTTAATTGGTGATGTATTTAGTTCTGTTTCAGCAGGGTTTTCAAGTTCTCATATGGCAATCGATTTGCGTTTAATTGATACTCGCACTTCACGTATTTTGGCTGCTACAAGTATTGAAGGGGGCAGCAAAGACTTTGATTTTACAAGTGCTGCAACTAACTTTGGTGGTGCTTTAGTTGGCGGTAATATCAGCGGTTGGTCTAATACACCAAAAGAAAAAGCATTACGTGAAGTGATCATAAAAGCAGTGTCTTACTTAGAGACTAAAGTTCCTAAAACGTATTATCGCTACAATTCTGATAATTCTCTAGCTCAGGGTCATAAAGCACCTGCACCTTTGAAAGTAAGTACTAATACGACTAAAAAAACAGTAGCAGCACAACCAGTTAAAGTTGAAGTACCAAATAATCGCTTAACACATTATGAAAAAATGGATATTGCGATGTCGCGAATGAGCCTTATTTGCTTAGGGTATTTGAAGACGAAACCTGAATATGAAGAATTTGAAATCGCAGATCTGAAATACGATCAAAATACTGTAGTAGCATTACGAGAGTATCAAGGTGAAAATAAACTTAAAGTAACTGGTTTAGCTGATCCTGAAACAAAAAAATCACTCGGAGATACTGAATGCATTGCTAAAACCAATCGTTCAGCTTTAGAAAGCTTAGGTCGTATCTTTTAA
- a CDS encoding cytochrome c peroxidase, whose translation MSVFNAVAKEKPKPGEGDDNRPVRPNRPLLNELDNTQQRLKELLISLEITSINETELNLPKIADQISQLGKKLFFAKNLGGEQSVACVSCHHPMLGGGDDVSLSVGVSAVNEIDQASHDLLGHGRFNGLNDV comes from the coding sequence TTGAGTGTTTTTAATGCCGTTGCAAAGGAAAAGCCTAAACCTGGTGAAGGAGATGATAATAGACCAGTAAGACCAAATAGACCGCTATTAAATGAACTAGACAATACCCAGCAAAGATTAAAAGAATTATTGATCTCCCTTGAAATAACTTCAATAAATGAAACAGAGTTAAACTTACCAAAAATTGCGGATCAAATATCACAACTGGGTAAAAAATTATTTTTTGCAAAAAACTTAGGCGGTGAACAAAGTGTTGCCTGTGTTAGTTGTCATCATCCTATGCTAGGTGGTGGCGATGATGTTTCATTATCTGTTGGCGTATCTGCTGTTAATGAAATAGACCAAGCCAGCCATGACTTACTTGGACATGGCAGGTTTAATGGGCTGAACGATGTGTAA
- the cyoA gene encoding ubiquinol oxidase subunit II, which translates to MLNKIIKTALLCTLMISLSGCELALFDPKGPVGEQAKLLIFISVGLMLIVIIPVIFMTFYFPYKYRSTNKNAEYKPHWEHSTKIELIVWLIPCLIIIVLATVTYQTSHSLDPRKPLGKNEDTVTIQVVAMDWKWLFIYPEQQIATVNEIAIPVNKPIEFLITSDTVMNSFFIPRLGSQIYAMAGMENRLNLMASEQGVFRGMSANYSGFGFSGMKFKTHALDQAGFEQWISKVKRSPLKLDEKMYKMLSKKTKDHAVQHFHDVDPLHFKKTIEKYTGVQSGK; encoded by the coding sequence ATGTTAAACAAAATCATTAAAACAGCTCTACTTTGTACTCTGATGATTTCTTTAAGTGGTTGTGAACTTGCTTTATTCGATCCAAAAGGTCCTGTTGGAGAGCAAGCAAAATTACTTATTTTTATCTCCGTCGGCTTAATGCTGATTGTAATCATTCCTGTAATTTTTATGACTTTTTATTTTCCTTATAAATATAGGTCGACTAATAAAAATGCTGAGTATAAGCCGCATTGGGAGCATTCAACAAAAATCGAGCTCATTGTTTGGTTAATACCTTGTTTAATTATTATTGTATTGGCTACAGTGACTTACCAAACCTCACACTCACTCGATCCCAGAAAACCATTAGGAAAAAATGAAGATACGGTCACAATTCAGGTAGTTGCAATGGATTGGAAGTGGTTATTTATATATCCAGAACAACAAATTGCGACTGTAAACGAAATTGCCATACCTGTTAATAAACCTATCGAATTTTTAATTACATCTGACACTGTAATGAACTCTTTTTTTATTCCTCGCTTAGGTAGCCAAATATACGCTATGGCAGGAATGGAAAACCGCTTGAATTTAATGGCGAGTGAGCAAGGTGTTTTTCGCGGTATGTCGGCAAATTATAGTGGTTTTGGTTTTTCGGGTATGAAATTTAAAACTCATGCTTTAGACCAAGCCGGTTTTGAGCAATGGATAAGTAAAGTTAAACGCTCCCCACTTAAACTAGATGAAAAAATGTATAAAATGCTTTCAAAGAAAACTAAAGACCACGCTGTGCAACATTTCCATGATGTTGATCCATTGCATTTTAAAAAGACAATAGAAAAATATACGGGAGTACAAAGTGGCAAATAA
- the cyoB gene encoding cytochrome o ubiquinol oxidase subunit I, which yields MANKATIITDPDPFTGKLTWDSIPLHDPVILPVMIAVILGGLALLIVITKMGKWQYLWDEWFTSVDHKKIGIMYIIAAIVMLIRGFSDALMMRAQQAFATADSVGAGYLPPEHYDQIFTAHGVIMIFFVAMPLVVGLMNIIVPLQIGARDVAFPFLNSLSFWLFVVGAILINISLFLGEFAATGWLAYPPLSGIEYSPWVGVDYWLWALQISGIGTLLTGVNFFVTILRMRAPGMKLMQMPVFTWTSLCANVLIIASFPILTVTLTLLTLDRYLGTHFFTNDLGGNQMMYVNLIWAWGHPEVYILILPAFGIFSEITSTFSRKRLFGYTSLVWATAAIMVLAMVVWLHHFFTMGAGASVNAFFGIATMIISIPTGVKIFNWLFTMYKGRVEFTASMWWTCSFLFTFTIGGMTGVMLAIPAADFVLHNSLFLIAHFHNVIIGGAVFGYFAGITYWFSKATGFTLDEKLGKIACALWTIGFFIAFMPLYILGFNGMTRRLNYYDNPDWAPMLWIAAFGAIVILGGILVQLYQIFISIRDRHKNKDLTGDPWNGRTLEWSTSSPPPFYNFATMPKIHDRDEHYYKKEHEIAYEKPEKYVPIHMPKNTWAGIVISGFSLVMGFAFIWHIWWMAIFGFVGAIASWIIYSFERSKDYYVQVPEIKQIESVHLADIAKHHPISKTSS from the coding sequence GTGGCAAATAAAGCGACAATTATTACCGATCCGGATCCATTCACAGGTAAGCTCACTTGGGATTCTATTCCATTACACGACCCTGTCATTCTGCCCGTGATGATAGCTGTGATATTAGGTGGTTTAGCCTTATTGATAGTCATTACTAAAATGGGAAAGTGGCAATATTTATGGGATGAATGGTTTACCTCTGTTGATCATAAAAAAATAGGGATTATGTATATCATTGCTGCCATAGTGATGCTAATACGAGGCTTTTCTGATGCACTTATGATGCGTGCCCAACAAGCTTTTGCAACAGCAGACAGTGTTGGTGCAGGCTATTTACCTCCTGAACACTATGATCAAATTTTCACTGCTCATGGCGTTATAATGATTTTCTTTGTTGCTATGCCACTCGTAGTAGGATTAATGAATATCATAGTCCCCTTACAAATTGGTGCAAGAGATGTTGCTTTCCCATTTCTAAATTCACTCAGTTTTTGGTTATTTGTAGTTGGTGCTATTTTAATAAATATTTCTCTATTTTTAGGTGAATTTGCAGCAACTGGCTGGCTTGCCTACCCGCCTTTATCTGGTATTGAATACAGTCCCTGGGTAGGAGTAGATTATTGGCTCTGGGCATTACAAATATCAGGTATAGGAACCTTATTAACTGGGGTTAACTTCTTTGTGACCATTTTAAGAATGCGTGCTCCTGGTATGAAATTAATGCAAATGCCGGTTTTCACATGGACTTCATTGTGTGCAAATGTATTAATCATTGCCTCTTTTCCAATTTTAACCGTTACTTTAACTTTGTTAACCCTAGATCGTTATCTTGGTACTCATTTTTTTACTAATGATTTAGGTGGTAATCAGATGATGTATGTCAATTTAATTTGGGCATGGGGTCATCCAGAAGTATACATTTTAATCTTACCTGCATTTGGTATTTTCTCTGAAATAACGTCTACTTTTTCACGTAAACGCCTGTTTGGTTATACCTCTTTAGTATGGGCTACAGCCGCTATTATGGTACTGGCTATGGTTGTTTGGTTACACCACTTCTTTACTATGGGTGCCGGTGCCAGTGTAAATGCCTTCTTTGGTATCGCAACTATGATTATTTCAATACCCACAGGGGTTAAAATATTTAACTGGCTGTTTACTATGTATAAAGGTCGAGTTGAATTTACAGCATCCATGTGGTGGACATGTAGTTTCTTATTCACCTTTACCATAGGTGGTATGACTGGCGTAATGCTCGCTATCCCAGCAGCAGATTTTGTATTACATAACAGCTTATTTTTAATAGCTCATTTTCACAATGTAATCATAGGTGGTGCCGTATTTGGATATTTTGCAGGCATTACTTATTGGTTCTCAAAAGCAACGGGCTTCACTTTAGACGAAAAACTCGGAAAAATTGCTTGTGCGCTTTGGACTATCGGTTTCTTTATCGCATTTATGCCTTTATATATTCTTGGCTTTAATGGCATGACACGTCGATTAAATTATTACGATAACCCTGATTGGGCACCTATGTTATGGATTGCTGCTTTTGGTGCAATAGTGATCCTTGGCGGTATCTTAGTACAGCTTTATCAAATATTTATCAGCATACGTGATCGCCATAAAAATAAAGATTTAACCGGTGATCCTTGGAATGGTCGCACGCTTGAATGGTCTACATCATCTCCTCCTCCATTTTATAATTTTGCCACTATGCCAAAGATCCACGATCGAGATGAGCATTATTATAAAAAAGAGCATGAAATTGCTTATGAGAAACCTGAGAAATATGTCCCTATTCATATGCCTAAAAACACCTGGGCAGGCATTGTAATAAGTGGTTTCTCTCTTGTTATGGGGTTTGCTTTTATTTGGCATATTTGGTGGATGGCGATATTTGGTTTTGTTGGCGCGATTGCATCTTGGATTATTTACTCTTTTGAGCGCAGTAAAGATTATTACGTTCAAGTACCAGAAATAAAACAAATAGAATCGGTGCATTTAGCTGATATTGCTAAACATCACCCTATTTCTAAAACGTCATCTTAA
- the cyoC gene encoding cytochrome o ubiquinol oxidase subunit III, producing MTATHHDALIETHHDNDHHDSGGDTVFGFWIYIMSDCILFATLFATYAVLSTSFAGQITPKELFDLNFVLGETALLLLSSFTFGMAMLYANKKQMKGMIIWLSITFLLGSAFLVMEVYEFYHFSNEGATPQTSAYWSAFYALIATHGLHVFAGLIWMLVLFAHFKRDGINEDNLVRLACLSLFWHFLDVIWVCVFSVVYLMGVM from the coding sequence ATGACTGCTACACATCATGATGCGTTGATAGAAACGCATCACGACAATGATCACCACGATTCAGGTGGCGATACAGTATTTGGTTTTTGGATTTATATCATGAGTGATTGCATATTATTTGCGACACTCTTTGCAACTTATGCAGTATTAAGTACAAGTTTTGCTGGTCAAATAACACCTAAAGAACTATTTGATTTGAACTTCGTTTTAGGAGAAACAGCATTACTTTTATTAAGTAGCTTCACTTTTGGTATGGCAATGTTATACGCCAACAAAAAACAAATGAAAGGCATGATTATATGGCTTTCTATCACATTTTTACTTGGTTCTGCTTTTTTAGTGATGGAAGTTTACGAGTTCTATCATTTTAGTAACGAAGGAGCGACACCTCAAACAAGTGCTTATTGGTCTGCTTTTTATGCCTTAATTGCAACTCATGGCTTACATGTATTTGCAGGATTAATATGGATGCTAGTGTTATTCGCCCACTTTAAACGAGATGGGATAAATGAAGATAATCTAGTTAGGCTTGCTTGTTTAAGTCTATTTTGGCATTTCTTAGATGTTATCTGGGTATGTGTATTTTCAGTAGTTTACTTAATGGGAGTCATGTAA
- the cyoD gene encoding cytochrome o ubiquinol oxidase subunit IV, protein MSTHVLETQHSHGGAAHGSVREYVIGLLLSIALTALPFASLMFELFTGPVTLMIILLCAVAQIFVQLIFFLHMNSSSEQLWNTTSAVFIVLIVAILVVGSIWIMEHLNHNMLMGH, encoded by the coding sequence ATGAGCACGCATGTTTTAGAAACACAACACAGTCATGGAGGCGCTGCTCATGGCAGCGTAAGAGAGTACGTAATTGGATTATTATTATCCATTGCTTTAACAGCTCTGCCATTTGCGTCATTAATGTTCGAGTTATTCACTGGACCAGTTACATTAATGATCATACTGCTTTGTGCTGTAGCACAGATATTTGTTCAGTTAATTTTCTTTTTACATATGAACTCATCATCAGAACAGCTATGGAATACAACATCTGCTGTTTTTATCGTTTTAATAGTCGCTATTTTGGTAGTAGGTTCTATTTGGATTATGGAACACCTAAACCACAATATGCTGATGGGTCACTAA
- the cyoE gene encoding heme o synthase, whose product MIKSFLQLTKPGIIIGNLIAAAAGFFLAAQGNIDWFLFLAMCSGVILIIASGCVFNNYIDRDIDGLMQRTCNRVLVKKLISLNSALVYAFILGLAGFTVLFVFTNITSLFFGALGFIVYVGFYSLYFKRKSIYGTLVGSLSGACPPVIGYCAITGNFDIGAAIILIAFCLWQIPHSYAIAIYRMTDYQAAKIPVLPVCKDIKTARMHIIAYITAFTLVSLLLSQQAYVGIIYAVVMSILGAYWLYIAIADFNRLSNQMWAKRLFVFSILTITILSVLISFDFNVNTLNLMVMR is encoded by the coding sequence ATGATAAAAAGTTTTTTACAGTTAACAAAACCTGGCATTATTATTGGTAACTTAATCGCAGCTGCAGCTGGTTTTTTTTTGGCTGCACAGGGAAATATTGATTGGTTTTTATTTTTAGCTATGTGTAGTGGTGTAATCTTAATTATTGCATCTGGTTGTGTTTTCAATAATTACATTGATAGAGATATCGATGGATTAATGCAAAGAACGTGTAATCGCGTATTAGTTAAAAAGTTAATATCACTAAATAGTGCGTTAGTGTATGCATTTATACTTGGATTAGCTGGTTTTACAGTTTTATTTGTATTTACTAATATTACCTCTTTATTTTTTGGCGCATTAGGCTTTATCGTATATGTAGGCTTTTACAGTTTGTATTTTAAACGTAAATCAATATATGGCACTTTAGTAGGTAGTTTATCTGGTGCCTGTCCTCCAGTTATTGGCTATTGTGCAATTACAGGTAATTTCGATATTGGTGCTGCAATTATTTTAATCGCATTTTGCTTATGGCAGATACCTCATTCATATGCAATTGCAATATATAGAATGACAGATTACCAAGCTGCAAAAATTCCTGTTTTACCTGTTTGTAAAGATATAAAGACCGCCAGAATGCATATCATTGCTTATATTACCGCATTCACATTAGTCTCTTTATTACTATCTCAACAAGCTTACGTTGGGATTATTTATGCTGTTGTTATGAGTATATTGGGAGCTTATTGGCTGTACATAGCAATCGCTGACTTTAATCGTTTAAGTAACCAAATGTGGGCAAAACGTTTATTTGTATTCTCCATTTTAACAATTACTATTTTAAGTGTTTTAATCTCATTCGATTTTAATGTAAATACACTCAATTTGATGGTTATGAGGTAA